Proteins from a genomic interval of Falco rusticolus isolate bFalRus1 chromosome 7, bFalRus1.pri, whole genome shotgun sequence:
- the GNG2 gene encoding guanine nucleotide-binding protein G(I)/G(S)/G(O) subunit gamma-2 has translation MASNNTASIAQARKLVEQLKMEANIDRIKVSKAAADLMAYCEAHAKEDPLLTPVPASENPFREKKFFCVIL, from the exons ATGGCTAGCAACAACACTGCTAGCATAGCGCAAGCCCGCAAGCTGGTGGAGCAGCTGAAGATGGAGGCTAACATCGACAGGATAAAG GtgtcaaaagcagcagcagacctgATGGCGTACTGTGAAGCCCACGCCAAGGAGGACCCTCTATTGACCCCTGTCCCAGCCTCAGAAAATCCCTTTAGAGAGAAGAAGTTCTTCTGCGTGATCCTGTAA
- the RTRAF gene encoding RNA transcription, translation and transport factor protein, with product MFRRKLSALDYHNPAGFNCRDETEFRNFIVWLEDQKIRHYKIEDRGNLRNIHSDDWPKSFEKYMKDVNCPFKIQERQETVDWLLGLAVRLEYGDNADKYKDSTPDGAKNTDNTAKNAEPLINLDVNNPDFKAGVMALANLLQIQRHDDYLVMLKAIRILVQERLTQDAIAKASQSKEGLPVALEKHILGFDTGDAVLNEAAQILRLLHIEELRELQTKINEAIVAVQAIIADPKTDHRLGKVGR from the exons ATGTTCCGCCGCAAGCTCTCGGCGCTCGACTACCACAACCCGGCTGGCTTCAACTGCAGGG ATGAAACGGAATTCAGAAATTTTATTGTCTGGCTTGAAGACCAGAAAATCAGACATTACAAGATTGAAGACCGAGGGAATTTAAGAAATATACACAGCGATGACTGGCCCAAATCATTTGAAAAG TATATGAAAGATGTAAACTGTCCTTTCAAAATACAAGAGCGACAAGAAACAGTGGACTGGCTTCTCGGCTTAGCGGTTAGGCTCGAGTATGGAGATAACG CTGATAAGTATAAGGACTCTACCCCTGATGGTGCTAAAAATACTGACAATACAGCAAAAAATGCAGAACCGCTGATTAACTTGGATG tgaaTAATCCTGACTTCAAGGCTGGAGTGATGGCTTTAGCTAATCTGCTTCAAATTCAGCGACATGATGACTACTTGGTGATGCTTAAG GCAATTCGCATTTTGGTTCAAGAGCGCTTGACACAGGATGCCATAGCAAAGGCCAGTCAGTCCAAGGAG ggtTTGCCTGTTGCTTTAGAAAAGCACATTCTTGGTTTTGACACAGGAG ACGCTGTTCTCAATGAAGCTGCCCAAATTCTCCGTCTGCTGCATATAGAGGAGCTCCGAGagctgcaaacaaaaattaatgaagcGATTGTAGCAGTTCAGGCGATTATTGCTGATCCCAAGACGGACCACAGACTGGGGAAAGTTGGGAGATGA